One segment of Anopheles stephensi strain Indian chromosome 3, UCI_ANSTEP_V1.0, whole genome shotgun sequence DNA contains the following:
- the LOC118511129 gene encoding uncharacterized protein LOC118511129: MAAPATPSRQILFVLALLFVVKLGSGRPQNAIDNQDLPEINPNELRKLYTNYNSYVSNQLDNYGLDPLQLQLLAQYAQSNAISGGGGGWDQLYRAPEMKRQIRYRQCYFNPISCFKK, from the exons ATGGCTGCTCCTGCAACACCTTCGCGACAGATCCTCTTCGTGCTGGCGCTATTGTTTGTCGTGAAGCTGGGCTCCGGTCGACCGCAAAATGCAATCGATAATCAG GACCTGCCCGAGATAAATCCGAACGAGCTGcgaaaactctacacaaactACAACTCGTACGTATCGAATCAGCTGGACAACTATGGGCTGGATCCGTTACAGCTGCAACTGCTGGCTCAATACGCCCAGAGCAA CGCTATcagcggcggtggtggcggctgGGATCAGCTGTACCGGGCGCCGGAAATGAAACGCCAAATTCGGTACCGTCAGTGCTACTTCAATCCCATCTCCTGCTTCAAGAAGTAA